The following coding sequences lie in one Scatophagus argus isolate fScaArg1 chromosome 9, fScaArg1.pri, whole genome shotgun sequence genomic window:
- the leng1 gene encoding leukocyte receptor cluster member 1, with amino-acid sequence MNILPKKSWHVRNKDNVARVRRDEAAAAEQEREAKRRVELAEQEARTEYLRRKARAALQSEGGRTDDDDDAGRRESGALEHLNLFPLEESSQKKGNEEYLREKKEEKEKQERAIGLLVSLGPQPGSEVTPWYLKTSKEKEERKDKEKKKGITEEEREKKDFRLKDSLDPLKDIKKALAVKERKDHKSKKWEKKGKREKKSSGESSLERLRAERLQREAEERRRAQALLDQRNGKGKDSGLGGELAERDRPYNSAYFPELARKRQRRDRESWRDEILKS; translated from the exons ATGAATATCCTCCCAAAGAAGAGCTGGCACGTCCGCAACAAAGACAACGTCGCGCGCGTGCGGAGGGACGAAGCCGCAGCTGCGGAGCAGGAGCGCGAGGCCAAGCGTCGCGTGGAGCTTGCTGAGCAAGAG GCACGCACAGAGTATCTTAGAAGGAAAGCTCGAGCTGCTCTTCAGTCAGAAGGAGGAAggacagatgatgatgatgatgctggtAGGAGAGAAAGTGGAGCTCTGGAGCATCTTAATCTTTTTCCCTTGGAGGAGTCCTCACAGAAGAAGGGGAATGAGGAGTAtctcagagagaaaaaggaggaaaag GAGAAGCAGGAACGAGCCATCGGCTTGCTGGTGTCTCTCGGACCCCAACCGGGGTCTGAGGTCACTCCATGGTACTTGAAAaccagcaaagaaaaagaagagaggaaagacaaagaaaagaagaagggaataactgaagaggagagagagaagaaagattTCAGACTGAAAGATAGTTTAGACCCGTTGAAAGATATAAAGAAAGCGCTTGctgtgaaggagagaaaagaccACAAGAGCAAGAAGTgggagaaaaaagggaaaagggaaaagaagagCAGCGGTGAGAG CTCCTTAGAAAGGTTGCGTGCTGAGCGTTTGCAAAGGGAAGCTGAAGAGCGGAGGAGAGCCCAGGCCCTGCTCGACCAGAGGAACGGCAAAGGGAAGGACAGCGGGCTGGGGGGGGAGTTAGCTGAGAGGGACAGGCCATACAACAGTGCGTACTTCCCAGAACTCGCACGAAAGCGTCAAAGGCGGGATCGAGAGAGCTGGAGAGATGAGATATTAAAATCATGA
- the tmc4 gene encoding transmembrane channel-like protein 7, whose protein sequence is MADELQRQSTSNGYPGDQQSLRSRRVSSHVSNQNYPQFKWSSMPTEKEEEEGNSGLPRDLRSSPLPMALKRAVWKVQQMQVPVVSRVESWRWKKAKFLRILRDNTREFLYFFALWRKSLQKIGGNFGGGVQSFFLFLRFLVVLNFVSFLLIAGFVLIPSIVLKSAGTGFDNSTGPEECMNYNHNPQGLVVFYTYFLDLLSGTGFMEYSYLFYGYYNNTMVADSEFSYNIPLAYLLTAVFYFAFCFICIIARMGTAARVAVATGGGAVGNYSMAVFTSWDYGCLGDRATKLKQKNIHYQLQVDLEEERIKKKAAALTLKQKIIQYSLRVCMGLLAFGLIIAAFYGIFRATTFSQEKRNTGGILGLIFQYLPSIVITAGNFLVPFLCDQIALVERYAPSTTVIVALLRAVFLRLVSLGVLLFTLWSEITCNGDTNDESCSLCQYKYKIYPCWETRIGQEMYKLTLFDLLITTAVLVLVEFPRRMVVDNWSNKLTQWVGRQEFVVPSNVLGLVYGQTVVWTGALFCPLLPLINTVKFVILFYFKKITLFYNCRPALRTFRSTTSAFFFLVVLLFGWSLATVVMVYSLSEIHPSMSCGPFRSFSYMWLIVPASFYKLCETTQNFLFFVGSQAFSIPLCVLFGVVLCYFVALASVYGNSVALLRAQLKLEGRDKQFLVKQIDMLSQQLQIPKQTEED, encoded by the exons ATGGCCGATGAACTGCAGAGACAAAGCACAA GTAATGGTTACCCTGGTGACCAGCAGTCGCTAAGGTCACGGCGAGTTTCATCCCACGTATCCAATCAGAACTACCCTCAGTTCAAATGGAGCTCGATGCCcacagagaaggaagaggaagagggcaACAGTGGTTTGCCTCGGGACCTCAGGAGCAGTCCTCTGCCCATGGCGCTGAAAAGAGCTGTGTG GAAAGTGCAGCAAATGCAGGTGCCTGTGGTTTCCAGAGTGGAGTCCTGGAGATGGAAAAAGGCTAAATTTCTGCGTATACTCAGAGACAACACCAGAgaatttctttacttttttgcaCTGTGGAGGAAGTCGTTGCAAAAGATTGGAG GGAACTTTGGAGGTGGCGTCCAGTCCTTCTTCCTGTTCCTACGATTCTTGGTGGTGCTCAACTTTGTTTCCTTTCTACTAATTGCTGGATTTGTCCTCATCCCGAGCATTGTCCTCAAATCTGCTGGGACTGGCTTCGACAACAGCACTG GTCCAGAGGAATGCATGAATTATAACCATAATCCTCAAGGCTTGGTGGTGTTCTATACTTACTTCCTCGACTTACTCTCTGGAACG GGCTTCATGGAGTATTCCTACTTGTTTTACGGCTACTACAACAACACAATGGTGGCGGACAGCGAGTTCTCATATAACATCCCCCTCGCGTACCTCTTGACTGCTGTCTTCTACTTCgccttttgtttcatttgtatcATCGCACG catggGGACTGCAGCCCGGGTGGCTGTGGCAACAGGAGGCGGCGCCGTGGGCAACTACAGCATGGCAGTGTTCACCAGCTGGGATTATGGCTGTCTGGGAGACCGAGCCAccaaactgaagcagaaaaatatcCACTACCAGCTACAG gtggATCTGGAGGAGGAGCGCATAAAGAAAAAGGCAGCCGCTCTGactttaaagcaaaaaattATTCAATACTCTCTACGCGTTTGTATGGGTCTTCTTGCATTTGGGCTGATTATAGCGGCTTTCTATGGCATCTTCAGGGCCACCACGTTCAGTCAG gaaaagagaaacacaggagGAATCCTGGGTTTGATTTTTCAGTATCTACCTTCCATTGTCATCACCGCCGGAAACTTCCTGGTGCCATTTCTGTGTGACCAGATTGCCTTGGTGGAGCGATATGCACCCAGCACTACTGTCATAGTAGCCCTACTGAG GGCAGTGTTCCTTCGCCTGGTCAGTCTGGGGGTCCTCCTCTTTACCCTGTGGAGTGAGATCACCTGCAACGGGGACACGAATGATGAAAGCTGTAGTCTGTGCCAGTACAAGTATAAAATCTACCCG TGCTGGGAAACACGTATAGGACAGGAGATGTACAAGCTGACACTGTTTGACCTCCTCATCACTACTGCTGTGCTCGTCCTTGTGGAGTTTCCACGCAG gatggTGGTCGACAACTGGTCCAACAAACTGACCCAGTGGGTGGGCCGGCAGGAGTTCGTAGTTCCCTCCAATGTGCTCGGGCTGGTCTATGGTCAGACTGTGGTTTGGACAGGAGCACTTTTTTGCCCTCTGCTGCCGCTCATCAATACTGTCAAGTTTGTCATCCTCTTCTACTTCAAAAAG ATCACGCTCTTTTATAATTGTCGGCCAGCACTGAGGACATTTCGTTCCACCACCTCGGCCTTCTTCTTCCTGGTGGTACTCTTGTTTGGCTGGAGCCTGGCCACAGTTGTCATGGTTTACAGTCTTTCTGA GATTCATCCATCTATGAGCTGCGGTCCCTTCCGTTCCTTCAGCTACATGTGGTTGATTGTTCCAGCCTCTTTCTACAAACTTTGTGAAACAACACAGAACTTTCTCTTTTTCGTTGGCTCCCAGGCATTTTccatccctctgtgtgtgttgttcgG TGTGGTGTTGTGTTATTTCGTAGCCTTAGCCTCTGTTTATGGGAATAGTGTTGCCTTGCTAAGAGCTCAGCTTAAACTG GAGGGCCGTGACAAGCAGTTCTTGGTCAAACAGATTGACATGCTGAGTCAACAACTTCAGATAccaaaacagactgaagaagACTGA